One genomic window of Garra rufa chromosome 24, GarRuf1.0, whole genome shotgun sequence includes the following:
- the fbxo45 gene encoding F-box/SPRY domain-containing protein 1, which translates to MSGAGAGGGAQSAGLGAAAAGCCSSSSGAGSAALLGGGSGIAGRLPSRVLEHVFSYLELPDLMNCSLVCWHWYNCLADENSEVWRSLCARSLSEEAMRSDILCNLSSYKAKLKSFQHALSSHDCSRNVYIKKNGFTLHRNPIAQSTDGARGKIGFSEGRHAWEIWWEGPLGTVAVIGIATKRAPMQCQGYVALLGSDDQSWGWNLVDNNLLHNGEVNGNFPQCNNAPKYQIGERIRVILDMDDKTLAFERGFEFLGVAFRGLPKTCLFPAVSAVYGNTEVTMVYLGRPLDG; encoded by the exons ATGTCTGGCGCAGGGGCCGGTGGAGGGGCGCAGTCTGCGGGGCTGGGCGCTGCCGCCGCGGGCTGCTGCTCCTCCTCGTCGGGCGCCGGTTCTGCCGCATTATTAGGCGGTGGATCGGGCATCGCGGGCCGGTTACCCAGCCGAGTTCTCGAGCACGTATTCTCCTATCTGGAGCTGCCGGATCTCATGAACTGCTCGCTCGTTTGCTGGCACTGGTACAACTGTCTGGCGGATGAAAACAGCGAGGTGTGGCGGAGTCTATGCGCCCGCTCTCTCAGTGAAGAAGCGATGCGCTCTGATATCCTTTGCAACCTGTCTTCATATAAagcaaaa CTGAAGTCTTTCCAGCACGCTCTGAGCTCCCATGACTGCTCCAGGAATGTATATATCAAGAAAAACGGGTTCACTTTGCACCGTAACCCCATCGCCCAAAGCACCGATGGTGCCCGCGGGAAGATAGGCTTCTCGGAGGGCCGGCACGCCTGGGAGATCTGGTGGGAGGGTCCTCTTGGCACGGTGGCGGTGATCGGCATCGCGACCAAGAGGGCTCCCATGCAGTGCCAGGGCTACGTGGCACTTCTAGGCAGCGATGATCAGAGCTGGGGATGGAATCTAGTGGACAATAACCTGCTTCACAACGGAGAAGTCAACGGCAACTTCCCCCAGTGCAACAATGCACCAAAATACCAG ATTGGGGAGAGAATACGTGTAATTCTGGACATGGATGATAAGACACTAGCCTTTGAGCGAGGTTTTGAGTTCCTTGGAGTGGCGTTCCGAGGGCTGCCCAAAACATGTCTGTTTCCAGCTGTGTCCGCCGTCTATGGGAACACTGAAGTGACTATGGTGTATCTGGGAAGACCCCTGGATGGATAA